One Mastacembelus armatus chromosome 10, fMasArm1.2, whole genome shotgun sequence DNA window includes the following coding sequences:
- the sil1 gene encoding nucleotide exchange factor SIL1 isoform X2 produces MRVEHEEEGCRCLCATNPDISYRQDTETAATVGSTGTATMTLAFSCLTLALFLLLHSCHIPSVCGHKSALTVVENTEKRGDEEEQVKVEDDDGDFTVVQPAEQWQTLKPGQAVPTGSHVRMNLQTGQREVRLGEEQLKYWTQEHREREETLSTFNPEELKQTMKKIREDLNPDSVASKYRPLEELKRDMAQLDLLVETDVQIIRRLLDQFNSSNSTTDQKLNILQELEYLVHQVDNGQTLCLMGGLQFVLEGLNSSDIRLQESSAFVLGSALSSNPAVQVKAMESGAMQTLLTKLATGQPFQVKKKVLFAVASLLRHFPYAQQHFLTHGGLQVLSELFRADRGGVLRTRIVTILYDMISEKELISQSGLDQVLDASHKERVRQYSKVSLQGELLEKGWCSLVPQLLESTEHDYREKALRALLAMVPMCLDQYRSDSSLLVSLLYLRDQYQEMVKSEMILGEENDYFAEIVELIDALQVKIK; encoded by the exons ATGAGAGTAGAGCACGAGGAGGAAGGCTGCAGGTGTTTATGTGCAACAAACCCAGACATATCATACAGACAGGACACTGAAACAGCTGCCACTGTCGGTTCGACTGGGACTG CCACCATGACACTGGCATTCAGCTGCCTGACACTGGctctcttcctgctgctgcataGCTGTCACATACCCAGTGTCTGTGGCCACAAG tCTGCCCTAACTGTGGTGGAGAATACAGAAAAACGTGGTGATGAAGAGGAGCAGGTGAAGGTAGAAGATGATGATGGAGATTTCACAGTGGTTCAACCTGCTGAGCAGTGGCAAACACTTAAACCAG gccAGGCAGTGCCAACAGGTTCCCATGTGAGGATGAATCTGCAGACAGGTCAGAGGGAGGTCAGGCTGGGAGAAGAGCAGCTGAAATACTGGACACAGGAACACAG ggagagagaagagaccctgtccaccttcaatcCTGAGGAACTGAAACAAACTATGAAAAAGATAAGGGAGGATCTGAATCCA GACTCTGTGGCCTCTAAGTATCGTCCCCTAGAGGAGTTAAAGAGAGACATGGCTCAGCTGGACTTGCTGGTGGAGACGGATGTTCAG ATAATAAGGCGTCTGCTGGACCAGTTCAATAGCAGCAACTCGACTACAGATCAGAAACTGAACATCTTGCAGGAGCTGGAGTATCTAGTGCACCAG GTGGATAATGGTCAGACACTGTGCTTGATGGGGGGTCTCCAGTTCGTTCTAGAGGGTCTGAACAGCTCTGACATCAGATTACAGGAAAGCTCTGCCTTTGTCCTCGGATCTGCTCTGTCCAG TAACCCAGCAGTTCAGGTGAAAGCCATGGAGAGCGGTGCTATGCAAACACTGTTAACAAAACTGGCTACAGGACAACCATTTCAAGTCAAGAAGAAG GTCTTGTTTGCAGTGGCCTCCCTCTTACGCCACTTCCCCTATGCACAGCAACACTTCCTGACACATGGTGGATTGCAGGTCCTGTCTGAGCTGTTCAGGGCTGACAGGGGTGGAGTTCTGCGAACACGCATCGTCACCATTTTATATGACATGATTAGCGAGAAG GAGCTTATCTCTCAGTCAGGTTTGGACCAGGTCCTGGATGCCTCCCATAAGGAGCGTGTGCGTCAGTACTCTAAAGTGTCCCTGCAGGGTGAGCTGCTGGAGAAGGGCTGGTGCAGTCTGGTCCCACAGCTACTGGAGTCCACTGAGCATGACTACAGAGAGAAG GCTCTGCGGGCTTTGTTGGCCATGGTGCCGATGTGTTTGGATCAATACCGCTCTGACAGCTCTCTGCTGGTCTCTCTGCTCTATCTCAGAGACCAGTACCAGGAGATGGTCAAGTCAGAAATGATTCTAGGAGAGGAAAATGACTACTTTGCAGAAATTGTAGAACTTATAGATGCACTacaagtcaaaataaaatga
- the sil1 gene encoding nucleotide exchange factor SIL1 isoform X1, producing the protein MRVEHEEEGCRCLCATNPDISYRQDTETAATVGSTGTATMTLAFSCLTLALFLLLHSCHIPSVCGHKSALTVVENTEKRGDEEEQVKVEDDDGDFTVVQPAEQWQTLKPGQAVPTGSHVRMNLQTGQREVRLGEEQLKYWTQEHREREETLSTFNPEELKQTMKKIREDLNPVSKDDQDSVASKYRPLEELKRDMAQLDLLVETDVQIIRRLLDQFNSSNSTTDQKLNILQELEYLVHQVDNGQTLCLMGGLQFVLEGLNSSDIRLQESSAFVLGSALSSNPAVQVKAMESGAMQTLLTKLATGQPFQVKKKVLFAVASLLRHFPYAQQHFLTHGGLQVLSELFRADRGGVLRTRIVTILYDMISEKELISQSGLDQVLDASHKERVRQYSKVSLQGELLEKGWCSLVPQLLESTEHDYREKALRALLAMVPMCLDQYRSDSSLLVSLLYLRDQYQEMVKSEMILGEENDYFAEIVELIDALQVKIK; encoded by the exons ATGAGAGTAGAGCACGAGGAGGAAGGCTGCAGGTGTTTATGTGCAACAAACCCAGACATATCATACAGACAGGACACTGAAACAGCTGCCACTGTCGGTTCGACTGGGACTG CCACCATGACACTGGCATTCAGCTGCCTGACACTGGctctcttcctgctgctgcataGCTGTCACATACCCAGTGTCTGTGGCCACAAG tCTGCCCTAACTGTGGTGGAGAATACAGAAAAACGTGGTGATGAAGAGGAGCAGGTGAAGGTAGAAGATGATGATGGAGATTTCACAGTGGTTCAACCTGCTGAGCAGTGGCAAACACTTAAACCAG gccAGGCAGTGCCAACAGGTTCCCATGTGAGGATGAATCTGCAGACAGGTCAGAGGGAGGTCAGGCTGGGAGAAGAGCAGCTGAAATACTGGACACAGGAACACAG ggagagagaagagaccctgtccaccttcaatcCTGAGGAACTGAAACAAACTATGAAAAAGATAAGGGAGGATCTGAATCCAGTGAGCAAAGACGATCAG GACTCTGTGGCCTCTAAGTATCGTCCCCTAGAGGAGTTAAAGAGAGACATGGCTCAGCTGGACTTGCTGGTGGAGACGGATGTTCAG ATAATAAGGCGTCTGCTGGACCAGTTCAATAGCAGCAACTCGACTACAGATCAGAAACTGAACATCTTGCAGGAGCTGGAGTATCTAGTGCACCAG GTGGATAATGGTCAGACACTGTGCTTGATGGGGGGTCTCCAGTTCGTTCTAGAGGGTCTGAACAGCTCTGACATCAGATTACAGGAAAGCTCTGCCTTTGTCCTCGGATCTGCTCTGTCCAG TAACCCAGCAGTTCAGGTGAAAGCCATGGAGAGCGGTGCTATGCAAACACTGTTAACAAAACTGGCTACAGGACAACCATTTCAAGTCAAGAAGAAG GTCTTGTTTGCAGTGGCCTCCCTCTTACGCCACTTCCCCTATGCACAGCAACACTTCCTGACACATGGTGGATTGCAGGTCCTGTCTGAGCTGTTCAGGGCTGACAGGGGTGGAGTTCTGCGAACACGCATCGTCACCATTTTATATGACATGATTAGCGAGAAG GAGCTTATCTCTCAGTCAGGTTTGGACCAGGTCCTGGATGCCTCCCATAAGGAGCGTGTGCGTCAGTACTCTAAAGTGTCCCTGCAGGGTGAGCTGCTGGAGAAGGGCTGGTGCAGTCTGGTCCCACAGCTACTGGAGTCCACTGAGCATGACTACAGAGAGAAG GCTCTGCGGGCTTTGTTGGCCATGGTGCCGATGTGTTTGGATCAATACCGCTCTGACAGCTCTCTGCTGGTCTCTCTGCTCTATCTCAGAGACCAGTACCAGGAGATGGTCAAGTCAGAAATGATTCTAGGAGAGGAAAATGACTACTTTGCAGAAATTGTAGAACTTATAGATGCACTacaagtcaaaataaaatga